In the genome of Paracoccus tegillarcae, one region contains:
- the petA gene encoding ubiquinol-cytochrome c reductase iron-sulfur subunit, with amino-acid sequence MSNVDDHAGTRRDFLYYATAGTGVVAAGAAGWTLVNQMNPSADVQALSSIQVDVSTLSVGTQLTVKWLGKPVFIRRRTPEEIEAGRAVDLGDLIDQNAENANLPGEPATDENRTLDEAGEWLVQIGVCTHLGCVPIGEGAGDFGGWFCPCHGSHYDTAGRIRRGPAPQNMHIPVAVFLNETTIQLG; translated from the coding sequence GTGTCCAACGTAGATGATCACGCAGGCACCCGGAGGGACTTCCTCTATTATGCCACGGCCGGGACCGGTGTGGTGGCCGCAGGGGCCGCTGGCTGGACCCTCGTCAACCAGATGAACCCGTCTGCAGACGTTCAGGCGCTGTCGTCGATCCAGGTCGATGTAAGCACCCTTTCTGTCGGCACGCAGCTGACGGTGAAATGGTTGGGCAAGCCCGTGTTCATCCGCCGCCGCACACCCGAAGAGATCGAGGCAGGCCGCGCCGTCGATCTGGGCGATCTGATCGACCAGAACGCCGAGAACGCCAACCTGCCGGGCGAACCCGCGACAGACGAGAATCGCACCCTGGACGAAGCCGGCGAATGGCTGGTCCAGATCGGTGTCTGCACCCATCTGGGCTGCGTGCCCATCGGCGAGGGCGCTGGCGACTTCGGTGGCTGGTTTTGCCCCTGTCACGGTAGCCACTACGACACTGCCGGACGTATCCGCCGCGGCCCCGCGCCGCAGAACATGCATATCCCGGTGGCGGTGTTCCTGAACGAAACCACCATTCAACTGGGCTGA
- the petB gene encoding cytochrome b translates to MAGIPHDHYEPKSGFEKWLNRRLPVVGILYDTLMIPTPKNLNWMWIWGIVLAFCLVLQIATGIVLAMHYTPQVDMAFASVEHIMRNVNGGYMLRYLHANGASLFFLAVYMHIFRGLYYGSYKAPREVTWIIGMLIYLAMMATAFMGYVLPWGQMSFWGATVITGLFGAIPGIGEPIQTWLLGGPAVDNATLNRFFSLHYLLPFVIAGLVIVHIWAFHTTGNNNPTGIEVRRTSKEEAEKDTLPFWPYFVIKDVFALAVILVVFFAVVGFMPNYLGHPDNYIEANPLATPAHIVPEWYFLPFYAILRAFTADVWVVMLVEWLSFGIIDAKFFGVLAMFGAIIVMVLVPWLDTSRVRSGRYRPQFKWWFWLLAVDFVVLMWVGAMPAEGIYPYIALAGSAYWFGYFLIILPLLGVTEKPEPMPQTIEQDFNEHYRADAHPAE, encoded by the coding sequence ATGGCCGGAATTCCGCACGACCACTACGAGCCCAAGTCAGGCTTTGAAAAGTGGCTCAACCGCCGTTTGCCGGTGGTGGGCATCCTTTACGACACGCTGATGATCCCCACTCCCAAGAACCTGAACTGGATGTGGATCTGGGGCATCGTTCTTGCCTTCTGCCTGGTGCTGCAGATCGCGACCGGCATCGTGCTGGCGATGCATTACACGCCGCAGGTCGACATGGCCTTCGCCAGCGTCGAACATATCATGCGCAACGTGAATGGCGGCTATATGCTGCGTTACCTGCACGCAAATGGCGCCTCGCTGTTCTTCCTTGCCGTCTACATGCACATTTTCCGCGGCCTCTATTACGGCAGCTACAAGGCCCCGCGCGAGGTCACCTGGATCATCGGCATGCTGATCTATCTGGCGATGATGGCCACTGCGTTCATGGGCTATGTGCTGCCCTGGGGCCAGATGTCGTTCTGGGGCGCCACGGTGATCACCGGCCTGTTCGGCGCGATCCCCGGCATCGGCGAACCGATCCAGACCTGGCTGCTGGGCGGCCCGGCTGTGGACAACGCCACGCTGAACCGCTTTTTCTCGCTGCACTACCTGCTGCCCTTCGTGATCGCCGGGCTGGTGATCGTCCATATCTGGGCCTTCCACACCACCGGCAACAACAACCCGACCGGCATCGAGGTGCGCCGCACCAGCAAGGAAGAAGCCGAGAAAGACACGCTGCCCTTCTGGCCCTATTTCGTCATAAAGGACGTCTTTGCGCTGGCCGTCATTCTGGTGGTGTTCTTCGCGGTCGTGGGCTTCATGCCGAACTATCTGGGCCACCCCGATAACTATATCGAGGCGAACCCGCTGGCGACGCCCGCACATATTGTGCCGGAATGGTACTTCTTGCCCTTCTACGCGATCCTGCGCGCCTTTACCGCCGATGTCTGGGTGGTGATGCTGGTCGAATGGCTCAGCTTTGGCATCATCGACGCCAAGTTCTTCGGCGTGCTGGCCATGTTCGGCGCCATCATCGTGATGGTGCTGGTGCCCTGGCTGGATACCAGCCGCGTGCGCTCGGGCCGTTACCGCCCGCAATTCAAGTGGTGGTTCTGGCTTCTGGCCGTCGATTTCGTCGTGCTGATGTGGGTGGGCGCCATGCCTGCCGAGGGGATCTATCCCTACATCGCGCTGGCTGGATCGGCCTATTGGTTTGGCTATTTCCTGATCATCCTGCCGCTGCTGGGTGTGACCGAAAAGCCCGAGCCGATGCCACAGACCATCGAGCAGGACTTCAACGAACACTACCGGGCTGATGCCCACCCCGCCGAGTAA
- a CDS encoding ribokinase codes for MTIWNLGSINIDKAYRLRHMPRPGETLAATGFHKGLGGKGANQSLAAARAGASVVHLGAAARADDWVVGRLTASGVDTTHIVRHHDQATGHAIILLDDEGENSIVIHGGANRTLQLDQFKSAIARMKGGDFLLMQNETNLQVELAQIAAKRSVRVVYSAAPFDIDALRAVLPHISIIAVNEGEAAQLTDLLGGDPDVEGMLITRGAEGAEYRDLRDDRHFQVPAFAVDVVDTTGAGDCFAGYFVASLDRDEDIPSALRLAAAAAALKVTRRGAGDAIPKLAEVEQFLAEQS; via the coding sequence ATGACCATCTGGAACCTGGGCTCGATCAATATCGACAAGGCTTACCGTCTGCGCCATATGCCAAGGCCGGGCGAGACGCTGGCGGCAACCGGGTTTCACAAGGGTTTGGGCGGCAAGGGCGCCAACCAGTCGCTGGCGGCTGCCCGCGCCGGCGCGTCGGTGGTGCATCTGGGTGCAGCCGCCCGCGCCGATGACTGGGTTGTCGGCCGCCTGACCGCCTCTGGTGTCGATACCACGCATATCGTTCGGCACCACGATCAGGCCACCGGCCATGCGATCATTCTGCTGGATGACGAGGGCGAGAATTCGATCGTCATCCATGGCGGCGCCAACCGCACCTTGCAGCTGGACCAGTTCAAATCGGCCATCGCCCGCATGAAGGGCGGCGATTTCCTGTTGATGCAGAACGAGACCAACCTGCAGGTCGAACTGGCACAGATCGCGGCCAAGCGCTCGGTTCGCGTCGTCTATTCGGCGGCGCCCTTCGACATCGACGCCCTGCGCGCCGTTCTGCCCCATATCTCGATCATCGCCGTGAACGAGGGCGAGGCCGCGCAGCTGACCGATCTTCTGGGCGGTGATCCGGATGTCGAGGGCATGCTGATCACGCGCGGCGCCGAAGGGGCCGAATATCGCGATTTGCGCGATGACCGGCATTTTCAGGTGCCCGCCTTTGCGGTTGATGTGGTCGATACGACGGGCGCCGGCGATTGCTTTGCCGGCTATTTCGTTGCCAGCCTGGACCGGGACGAGGATATCCCCTCGGCGCTGCGTCTGGCGGCGGCTGCGGCGGCGCTGAAGGTGACGCGACGCGGTGCGGGCGATGCGATCCCCAAGCTGGCCGAAGTGGAACAATTTCTGGCGGAACAATCATGA
- a CDS encoding fumarylacetoacetate hydrolase family protein: MTHAISQPALTLDGADFPVRRIFCIGRNYADHAAEMGNEVDREKPFFFTKSAHALTAPGDVPYPPGTEDLHHEVELVLAIGTELDDASPEQAAAAIVGRAVGLDMTRRDLQGEAKDKRRPWDAAKDFDHSAIIAPLSSAAAGPGIRLSVNGAVRQDGALEQMIFSEAEIVAFLSSLYTLMPGDLIMTGTPAGVGAVTRGDSLHAEIDGLPVLDARIV; this comes from the coding sequence ATGACCCATGCGATCTCTCAACCCGCGCTGACCCTTGATGGTGCCGATTTTCCGGTGCGCCGCATTTTCTGCATCGGGCGGAACTATGCCGACCACGCCGCCGAGATGGGCAATGAGGTCGACCGGGAAAAGCCGTTCTTCTTCACCAAATCCGCCCATGCGCTGACAGCACCGGGCGATGTTCCTTATCCGCCCGGCACCGAGGATTTGCATCACGAGGTTGAACTGGTGCTGGCCATCGGCACCGAGCTTGACGATGCGTCGCCCGAACAGGCCGCCGCCGCCATTGTCGGGCGCGCCGTCGGTCTGGACATGACCCGCCGTGATCTGCAGGGCGAGGCCAAGGACAAGCGCCGTCCTTGGGATGCCGCCAAGGATTTCGACCATTCGGCAATCATCGCGCCCCTGTCCAGCGCCGCCGCCGGGCCGGGCATTCGCCTGTCGGTCAATGGCGCGGTCCGTCAGGACGGCGCGCTGGAACAGATGATCTTTTCCGAGGCCGAGATCGTGGCCTTTCTGTCCAGCCTTTATACGCTGATGCCCGGCGATCTGATCATGACCGGCACACCGGCGGGCGTCGGTGCGGTAACACGCGGCGACAGCCTGCATGCGGAAATCGACGGGTTGCCGGTGCTGGACGCGCGGATCGTCTAG
- the aroC gene encoding chorismate synthase, producing MSYNTFGREFRFTTWGESHGPALGATVDGVPPGVKLDEAYIQQFMDRRRPGTSKHTTQRKEADAVRILSGVFEGLTTGTPIQLMIENTDQRSKDYGDIARAFRPGHADITYQMKYGHRDYRGGGRSSARETAARVAAGGVAQAVLAQLLPDLKITGYMVQMGALHLNREAFDAGAINDNPFFLPDATAVQDWSDYLDGIRKDQNSVGAAIEVLVQGCPAGLGAPVYAKLDTDLAAAMMSINAVKGVEIGEGMGAAAMTGTDNADEIRMGNQGPYFLSNHAGGILGGISSGQDIVVRFSIKPTSSITTPRRAINDKGEEIELITKGRHDPCVGIRAVPVAEAMAACVILDHLLMDRAQTGGVRGQIG from the coding sequence ATGAGCTATAACACCTTTGGCCGCGAATTCCGGTTCACCACCTGGGGCGAAAGCCACGGCCCTGCCCTCGGCGCGACCGTCGATGGCGTGCCGCCCGGCGTAAAGCTGGACGAGGCCTATATCCAGCAGTTCATGGACCGCCGCCGCCCCGGCACCAGCAAGCACACCACGCAGCGCAAGGAAGCAGACGCGGTGCGCATTCTGTCGGGCGTATTCGAGGGGCTGACGACCGGCACACCCATCCAGTTGATGATCGAAAACACCGATCAGCGCAGCAAGGATTACGGCGATATTGCGCGTGCGTTTCGCCCCGGCCATGCCGATATCACCTATCAGATGAAATACGGCCATCGCGATTATCGCGGGGGCGGGCGATCATCTGCGCGGGAAACGGCGGCGCGGGTTGCCGCAGGCGGTGTGGCGCAGGCGGTGCTGGCGCAGTTGCTGCCTGACCTGAAGATCACCGGTTACATGGTGCAGATGGGCGCGCTGCATCTGAACCGCGAGGCGTTTGACGCGGGCGCGATCAACGACAATCCGTTCTTTCTGCCCGATGCGACGGCGGTGCAGGACTGGTCCGATTATCTGGACGGCATCCGCAAGGATCAGAACAGCGTCGGCGCTGCCATCGAGGTTCTGGTGCAGGGCTGCCCTGCGGGTCTGGGCGCGCCGGTCTATGCCAAGCTGGACACCGATCTGGCGGCTGCGATGATGTCGATCAATGCCGTCAAGGGCGTCGAGATTGGCGAAGGCATGGGGGCCGCCGCAATGACCGGCACCGATAACGCCGACGAGATCCGCATGGGCAATCAGGGGCCGTATTTCCTGTCAAACCATGCCGGCGGCATATTGGGCGGGATCAGCAGCGGGCAGGATATCGTGGTGCGGTTTTCGATCAAGCCGACCAGTTCGATCACCACCCCACGCCGCGCGATCAACGACAAGGGCGAAGAGATCGAGTTGATCACCAAGGGCCGCCACGACCCCTGCGTGGGCATCCGTGCGGTGCCGGTGGCCGAGGCGATGGCGGCATGTGTGATTCTGGATCACCTGCTGATGGATCGCGCGCAGACCGGCGGCGTGCGCGGCCAGATCGGCTAG
- the mutS gene encoding DNA mismatch repair protein MutS produces the protein MSDQPTPMMAQYLAIREANPGALLFYRMGDFYEMFFDDAVAAAAALDIALTKRGTHEGQPIPMCGVPFHAAESYLLTLIRKGFRVAIAEQMEDPAEAKKRGSKSVVARDVVRLVTPGTLTEEALLEARRHNFLAAFAQVRDQAALAWVDISTGAFQVMDCPMSRLAPELARLAPRELLAVDGSGLDDLAGDAGAALTGLPPGAFDSASGTRRLCALFKVETLDGFGAFSRAELSAMGAIVDYLELTQKGNLPLLRPPVRERASGAMQIDAATRRNLELTQALSGGREGSLLTAIDRTVTAAGARLLERRISAPSRDLALIHARQEAVAQLVEDARLSADLRAALALAPDMDRALSRLALDRGGPRDLAAIRAGLSQGAEIATRFPADAAQVLRQAVRDLTGHDALIQLLDDALVAEPPLLTRDGGFVAPDYDEDLDETRRLRDEGRGVIARMQSDYAALAGVQSLKIKHNNVLGYFIETTTTHAEKMMAPPLSETFIHRQTTANQIRFTTVELSELETRILNARDRALQIERAVFERLREAVLERAPQIGQAARALAEIDLAAGFADIASGESWTRPRVDDSRAFVIEGGRHPVVERALKRKAEAFVANDCDLTSGDTPAIWLLTGPNMAGKSTFLRQNALIAVLAQAGAFVPARRAHIGMVSQLFSRVGAADDLARGRSTFMVEMVETAAILNQADDHALVILDEIGRGTATWDGLSIAWAVMEHLHAANRCRALFATHYHEMTALTAKLDGVENATVTVREWEGEVIFLHEVRKGAADRSYGVQVARLAGLPASVVERAREVLDALESGEREGATRPAALIDDLPLFRAIPPAPAAATPKDNPVDLRMKDIHPDTLSPREALDLIYELKSLTGDTA, from the coding sequence ATGTCCGATCAGCCCACACCAATGATGGCGCAATATCTGGCGATCCGGGAGGCCAATCCCGGCGCGCTGCTGTTCTATCGCATGGGTGATTTCTACGAGATGTTCTTTGACGATGCCGTCGCTGCCGCCGCCGCGCTGGACATTGCGCTGACCAAACGCGGCACGCATGAGGGGCAGCCGATTCCGATGTGCGGCGTGCCGTTTCATGCGGCCGAAAGCTATCTGCTGACGCTGATCCGCAAGGGGTTTCGCGTGGCCATCGCCGAGCAGATGGAGGACCCGGCCGAGGCCAAGAAGCGCGGTTCCAAATCCGTTGTTGCCCGCGATGTGGTGCGGCTGGTCACGCCCGGCACCCTGACCGAAGAGGCGCTGCTGGAGGCGCGGCGCCACAACTTTCTGGCCGCTTTCGCGCAGGTTCGCGATCAGGCGGCGCTGGCCTGGGTCGATATCTCGACCGGCGCGTTTCAGGTGATGGACTGCCCGATGTCGCGTCTGGCACCCGAACTGGCCCGTCTTGCGCCGCGCGAATTGCTGGCGGTTGACGGATCGGGGCTGGACGATCTGGCAGGTGATGCGGGTGCCGCGCTGACCGGACTGCCGCCCGGCGCCTTTGACAGCGCATCGGGCACGCGGCGGCTATGTGCCTTGTTCAAGGTCGAGACGCTGGACGGCTTTGGCGCTTTCAGCCGGGCTGAACTGTCGGCCATGGGCGCGATCGTCGATTATCTGGAACTGACGCAAAAGGGGAACCTGCCCCTGCTGCGCCCGCCGGTTCGCGAGCGGGCCAGCGGCGCAATGCAGATCGACGCGGCAACGCGGCGCAATCTGGAACTGACGCAGGCGCTGTCGGGCGGGCGCGAAGGCAGCCTGCTGACGGCCATCGACCGCACGGTGACGGCGGCGGGCGCGCGGTTGCTAGAACGTCGCATCAGCGCGCCGTCGCGTGATCTGGCGCTGATCCATGCGCGGCAAGAGGCCGTCGCGCAACTGGTCGAGGACGCCCGTCTGTCCGCCGATCTGCGGGCGGCACTGGCACTTGCGCCCGACATGGATCGCGCGCTGTCGCGTCTGGCGCTGGACCGGGGCGGGCCGCGCGATCTGGCAGCGATCCGGGCGGGGCTGAGCCAGGGCGCAGAGATCGCCACGCGGTTCCCGGCGGATGCGGCGCAGGTGCTGCGTCAGGCCGTGCGGGATCTGACGGGTCATGACGCGCTGATCCAGTTGCTGGACGATGCCTTGGTGGCCGAGCCGCCCCTGCTGACCCGCGACGGCGGCTTTGTCGCGCCGGACTATGACGAGGATCTGGACGAGACCCGTCGCCTGCGCGACGAGGGCCGGGGCGTCATCGCCAGGATGCAATCGGATTATGCGGCGCTGGCCGGCGTGCAAAGCCTCAAGATCAAGCACAACAATGTGCTGGGCTATTTCATCGAGACCACGACCACGCATGCCGAAAAGATGATGGCGCCACCGCTGAGCGAGACCTTTATTCACCGGCAGACCACGGCCAACCAGATCCGCTTTACCACCGTCGAGCTGTCAGAGCTGGAAACCCGCATCCTGAACGCACGCGACCGCGCCTTGCAGATCGAGCGTGCGGTCTTTGAGCGGCTGCGCGAGGCTGTGCTGGAACGCGCGCCGCAGATCGGACAGGCCGCCCGCGCGCTGGCTGAGATCGACCTTGCCGCCGGTTTCGCCGATATCGCGTCGGGCGAAAGCTGGACCCGGCCCCGCGTCGATGACAGCCGCGCCTTCGTCATCGAGGGCGGCCGGCATCCGGTCGTCGAACGCGCGCTGAAACGCAAGGCCGAGGCGTTTGTCGCCAATGATTGTGACCTGACCAGCGGCGACACGCCTGCGATCTGGCTGCTGACCGGGCCGAACATGGCCGGTAAATCGACGTTTCTGCGCCAGAACGCCCTTATCGCGGTGCTGGCGCAAGCCGGTGCGTTCGTGCCGGCCCGCCGCGCCCATATCGGCATGGTCAGCCAGCTTTTCAGCCGCGTCGGTGCGGCTGACGATCTGGCGCGGGGCCGGTCGACCTTTATGGTCGAGATGGTCGAGACCGCCGCGATCCTCAACCAGGCCGATGACCACGCGCTGGTGATTCTGGACGAAATCGGACGTGGCACCGCGACCTGGGATGGCCTCAGCATCGCCTGGGCGGTGATGGAGCATCTGCACGCGGCCAACCGTTGTCGCGCTCTGTTTGCCACGCACTACCACGAAATGACGGCCCTGACCGCCAAGCTGGACGGCGTCGAAAACGCCACCGTCACGGTGCGCGAATGGGAAGGCGAGGTGATCTTTCTGCACGAGGTCCGCAAGGGTGCCGCCGATCGCAGCTATGGGGTGCAGGTGGCGCGGTTGGCCGGCCTGCCTGCATCTGTCGTCGAGCGCGCGCGCGAGGTGCTGGACGCGCTGGAATCGGGCGAGCGCGAGGGGGCCACACGTCCCGCCGCCCTGATCGATGACCTGCCCTTGTTCCGCGCGATTCCCCCGGCGCCCGCTGCCGCCACGCCCAAAGACAACCCTGTGGACCTGCGGATGAAGGATATCCACCCCGATACGCTGAGCCCGCGCGAGGCGCTGGACCTGATCTATGAACTCAAATCCCTGACCGGAGACACCGCATGA
- a CDS encoding thiamine ABC transporter substrate-binding protein, with the protein MNTRILAAALLAASPAIAQDQPVLTVYAGDYIVSEWGPGPKIEEGFEAFCDCDLQFVTGDILPRILIEGEATEADIVFGLNTDVTARARASGLFAPHGQLTDDLSLPVEWTDDTFLPYNWGETAFVYDDTRLENPPASFAELLDAPDDLKIVIQDPRSSISGLALLLWVQGIYGDDAPEAWAKLAPKVLTVTKGWSESYGMFTDGEADMVLSYTTSPAYHIAAEDDLTKHAAIFPEGHYFMAELTAQLKGTDQPGLAQSFMDWVLTPEFQSTIPLANWSLPAKLAEADWPEVMRDLPRPEKTLFYSEDEAESLRKPALDEWLTAFSR; encoded by the coding sequence ATGAACACCCGTATTCTGGCCGCCGCATTGCTGGCTGCAAGCCCCGCCATCGCACAGGACCAGCCGGTGCTGACCGTCTATGCCGGCGATTATATCGTCAGCGAATGGGGCCCGGGCCCAAAGATCGAAGAGGGGTTCGAGGCCTTTTGCGACTGCGATCTGCAATTCGTGACCGGCGATATCCTGCCGCGCATCCTGATCGAGGGCGAGGCGACCGAGGCCGATATCGTCTTTGGCCTCAACACCGATGTGACCGCACGGGCGCGGGCCTCTGGCCTCTTTGCGCCGCATGGTCAGCTGACCGATGATCTGTCGCTGCCGGTCGAATGGACCGATGACACCTTCCTGCCCTATAACTGGGGCGAGACCGCATTCGTCTATGACGACACGCGGCTGGAAAATCCGCCCGCCAGTTTCGCTGAATTGCTGGACGCGCCCGATGATCTCAAAATCGTCATCCAGGACCCGCGCTCGTCGATTTCGGGGCTGGCCTTGCTGCTCTGGGTGCAGGGGATCTATGGCGACGACGCGCCCGAGGCCTGGGCAAAGCTGGCGCCCAAGGTGCTGACCGTGACCAAGGGCTGGTCTGAATCCTACGGCATGTTCACCGATGGAGAGGCCGATATGGTGCTGTCCTACACCACCTCGCCCGCCTACCATATCGCCGCCGAGGATGACCTGACCAAACACGCCGCCATCTTTCCCGAGGGGCATTATTTCATGGCCGAGCTGACGGCGCAGCTAAAGGGCACCGATCAGCCGGGACTGGCGCAGTCCTTCATGGACTGGGTGCTGACGCCCGAATTCCAGTCGACGATCCCGCTGGCCAACTGGTCGCTGCCGGCCAAACTGGCCGAGGCCGACTGGCCCGAGGTCATGCGCGATCTGCCGCGGCCCGAAAAGACACTGTTCTACAGTGAAGACGAGGCGGAAAGCCTGCGCAAACCGGCGCTGGATGAATGGCTGACGGCGTTTTCCCGTTAA